One Natronolimnobius sp. AArcel1 DNA window includes the following coding sequences:
- the hisC gene encoding histidinol-phosphate transaminase has product MQPRDLSDHVAYEAGRGIEEVARELGRDPDEFIKLASNENPHGPSPAAAVALRDAASSVSSYPKSTHTDLTDAIAEQWAVDSSQVWLANGGDGALDYLSRAMLEPDDTVLVPSPGFAYYGMSARYHHGDVREYSLERTEDFEQTAKAVLEAYDGDRIVYLTSPHNPSGSTISLEAIEQIAEETDEETLVVVDEAYGEFANVDSAVSLLEGRDGFDARDDIAVLRTFSKAYGLAGVRLGYAVVPDAWADAYARVNTPFAASELACRAGLAAIGDDEHVARTVETARNSRAYMREHIDSHVWESEGNFALVDVGDASAVAAELQERGVIVRDCTSFGLPGCIRITCGTEEETERAVETLNAVLEDFEVDPGLATDGSGRAADANPEVPDA; this is encoded by the coding sequence ATGCAACCGCGCGACCTGTCCGATCACGTCGCTTACGAGGCGGGTCGGGGCATCGAGGAAGTCGCCCGCGAACTTGGGCGCGATCCCGACGAGTTCATCAAACTCGCCTCGAACGAGAACCCACACGGCCCCTCACCGGCGGCCGCTGTCGCCCTTCGCGACGCCGCCTCGAGTGTGAGTTCCTACCCGAAATCCACCCATACGGACCTCACCGATGCGATTGCCGAACAGTGGGCTGTCGACTCGAGTCAAGTCTGGCTCGCAAACGGCGGCGACGGCGCGCTCGATTACCTCTCGAGAGCCATGCTCGAGCCTGACGACACCGTGCTCGTCCCCTCACCCGGTTTCGCCTACTACGGGATGAGCGCGCGCTATCACCACGGCGACGTCCGCGAGTATAGTCTCGAGCGCACCGAGGACTTCGAACAGACGGCCAAGGCCGTTCTTGAGGCCTACGATGGCGACCGAATCGTCTACCTCACGAGTCCACACAACCCATCCGGCTCGACGATCTCGCTCGAGGCAATCGAGCAAATCGCCGAGGAAACCGACGAGGAGACGCTTGTTGTCGTCGACGAGGCCTACGGGGAGTTCGCCAACGTCGACAGCGCCGTCTCGCTGCTCGAGGGTCGCGATGGCTTCGACGCACGAGACGATATCGCTGTCTTGCGGACGTTCTCGAAAGCCTACGGGCTCGCCGGCGTCCGACTCGGCTACGCTGTCGTTCCCGACGCGTGGGCGGACGCCTACGCGCGTGTGAATACACCTTTTGCCGCCAGCGAACTTGCCTGCCGGGCCGGACTGGCTGCCATCGGCGACGACGAACATGTCGCCCGAACCGTGGAAACGGCTCGAAACTCCCGCGCGTACATGCGAGAGCACATCGACAGCCACGTCTGGGAGAGCGAGGGGAACTTCGCTCTCGTCGACGTTGGCGATGCCAGTGCCGTCGCTGCGGAGTTACAGGAACGCGGCGTTATCGTCCGCGACTGCACGAGTTTCGGCCTACCGGGCTGTATCCGCATCACCTGTGGCACCGAGGAGGAAACCGAACGCGCCGTCGAAACCCTCAACGCTGTCCTCGAGGACTTCGAGGTCGACCCTGGACTCGCAACTGACGGCAGCGGCAGGGCGGCAGACGCTAACCCTGAGGTGCCCGACGCGTGA
- a CDS encoding adenylate kinase family protein — protein sequence MRVAVTGTPGTGKTTATERLAERFADGEFEVIHLNRVLEDEKLYTEVDADRESKIADLEALAEWLKGRDDVVIESHLAHHFDADRVAVLRCAPATLEQRLLERGETEAKARENAESEALDVILAEAAEEHGLESVYEIDTTEREPDAVADALEAVVTGAREPSAGGVDFVGYLG from the coding sequence GTGAGGGTCGCCGTCACTGGCACGCCGGGAACCGGCAAGACGACCGCAACCGAGCGACTTGCAGAGCGATTTGCCGACGGCGAGTTCGAAGTCATCCACCTCAATCGAGTCCTCGAGGACGAGAAGCTCTATACCGAGGTCGACGCCGACCGCGAGAGTAAGATCGCCGACCTCGAGGCCCTCGCAGAGTGGCTCAAGGGCCGCGACGATGTCGTCATCGAATCGCACCTCGCACACCACTTCGACGCTGACCGCGTAGCCGTTCTCCGGTGTGCGCCTGCAACACTCGAGCAGCGATTACTCGAACGCGGCGAGACCGAGGCCAAAGCCCGCGAGAACGCAGAAAGCGAAGCGCTCGATGTCATCCTCGCCGAAGCAGCCGAAGAACACGGCCTCGAGTCGGTCTACGAAATCGACACGACCGAGCGCGAACCCGACGCCGTTGCAGATGCGCTCGAGGCGGTTGTGACGGGCGCACGCGAACCGAGTGCTGGTGGCGTTGACTTTGTGGGGTATCTCGGATGA
- a CDS encoding CDP-alcohol phosphatidyltransferase family protein translates to MTLDQLRPYVSPFLDPFVNGFDRIGLTPDGVSVIAFGMAVLAAVAFFLGGQAHEIWYVVAAALVFLNGWLDIVDGALAREQNVASAGGDLLDHVLDRYADIVIIAGLAAGVENYFLGFLAVTGVIMTSYLGTQAQAVGLDRVYGGLVGRADRLAIIGIVGFLAYPLAAMDPGGLTVIGWLLVFLAIVGHLTALQRFAHSWSALE, encoded by the coding sequence ATGACGCTTGATCAACTGCGACCATACGTTTCACCGTTTCTTGACCCGTTCGTCAATGGGTTCGACCGTATTGGATTGACGCCGGATGGCGTGAGTGTGATCGCGTTCGGCATGGCAGTGCTCGCTGCCGTTGCCTTCTTCCTTGGCGGGCAGGCACACGAAATCTGGTACGTCGTGGCTGCTGCGTTGGTCTTTCTGAACGGCTGGCTTGACATTGTCGACGGCGCACTCGCGCGCGAGCAGAACGTCGCCTCCGCCGGTGGTGACCTGCTTGATCACGTTCTCGACCGGTACGCGGATATTGTTATCATCGCCGGGCTCGCCGCGGGCGTCGAGAACTACTTCCTCGGCTTTCTCGCCGTGACGGGCGTCATCATGACCTCGTATCTCGGCACGCAGGCCCAAGCTGTCGGCCTCGACCGCGTCTACGGCGGCCTCGTCGGCCGTGCCGACCGACTGGCGATCATCGGCATCGTCGGCTTTCTGGCCTACCCGCTTGCAGCCATGGATCCCGGCGGACTTACCGTGATCGGCTGGCTGCTCGTCTTCCTCGCCATTGTCGGCCACCTGACCGCTCTCCAGCGATTTGCGCACTCCTGGTCGGCACTCGAGTAA
- a CDS encoding multiprotein bridging factor aMBF1: MVQCEMCGAETSSPKTIKVEGAELDVCSNCTDFGTEVKQTSSSSSSSKYSTTSSSSGSSSSSGGASGTSAGSSASSSSSSSQSRTDMFDDMDELATDYDERVRQARESKGLSQSDLANELNEKASLIRKIERGDTLPSDGVQSKLERNLDISLSAEGSSGDDSEWSGGSSSGSYTLGDVVKRKD, encoded by the coding sequence ATGGTTCAGTGCGAGATGTGTGGCGCCGAGACGTCGTCTCCGAAGACCATCAAAGTCGAGGGAGCAGAACTCGACGTGTGTTCGAACTGTACGGACTTCGGCACTGAAGTGAAACAGACCTCGAGTTCGAGTTCCTCGAGCAAATATTCAACTACCTCGAGTTCGTCGGGGTCCTCAAGTTCAAGTGGGGGTGCAAGCGGCACGAGCGCTGGAAGCTCCGCATCCTCCTCGAGTTCCTCCAGCCAATCGCGAACCGATATGTTCGACGATATGGACGAACTCGCGACGGACTATGATGAGCGGGTTCGACAGGCTCGTGAGAGCAAGGGCCTCAGTCAGTCCGACCTCGCGAACGAACTCAACGAGAAAGCAAGTCTCATCCGCAAAATCGAACGCGGTGATACCCTTCCGAGTGACGGCGTGCAGTCGAAACTCGAGCGCAACCTCGATATTTCCCTGAGCGCGGAGGGCAGTTCCGGTGATGACTCGGAGTGGTCGGGCGGGTCGTCCTCCGGCAGTTACACGCTGGGCGATGTCGTTAAACGCAAAGACTAG
- the tpiA gene encoding triose-phosphate isomerase, producing MFVLVNLKTYPCDPVEVATAVRDVNDTTDARLAVAPQAAHLERVAETGVETWAQHVDPIDYGSNTGHTLAETAADAGAVGTLINHSEQRLKLADIDGSVRAAERAGLETVVCANNPEQIGAAAALGPDAVAVEPPELIGTGTPVSQADPDVVEDAVTAAEHVDSDVSVLCGAGISTGDDVVAAGDLGSEGVLLASGVAKADDPEAALEDLVAPL from the coding sequence ATGTTCGTTCTCGTCAACCTGAAGACGTACCCGTGTGACCCGGTCGAGGTCGCAACGGCCGTTCGCGATGTCAACGATACCACTGACGCCCGACTAGCGGTTGCTCCACAGGCAGCCCACTTAGAGCGCGTCGCCGAAACGGGCGTCGAGACGTGGGCCCAGCACGTCGACCCAATCGACTACGGGAGCAACACCGGACACACGCTCGCAGAAACCGCCGCGGACGCGGGCGCGGTCGGGACGCTCATCAACCACTCCGAGCAGCGCCTGAAACTGGCCGACATCGACGGCTCTGTTCGCGCGGCCGAGCGCGCCGGCCTCGAGACGGTCGTCTGTGCGAACAACCCGGAACAGATTGGCGCGGCCGCAGCTCTCGGCCCGGATGCTGTCGCCGTCGAGCCACCAGAACTCATCGGCACTGGCACGCCGGTCAGTCAAGCAGACCCTGATGTCGTCGAAGACGCTGTTACTGCAGCTGAACACGTCGATAGCGACGTGTCTGTTCTCTGTGGAGCCGGTATCAGCACCGGCGACGATGTCGTCGCAGCCGGAGATCTCGGGAGCGAGGGCGTCTTACTCGCAAGCGGCGTCGCCAAAGCCGACGACCCTGAAGCCGCACTCGAGGACCTGGTCGCTCCGCTGTAA
- a CDS encoding toll/interleukin-1 receptor domain-containing protein, with the protein MTGEQLYVSHAPGDLELVQELFSTVKNFPIGVHIALEEIESGRSRTRLTGRISNSDVVAVVLTEQSATNQWVNQEIGYAQAKGIPILPLYDHEQLRGGFVGDIEGVTIDRQNLSVTVFNLLCRLRSELAPLGALSVPNWYVEFPCTSPGCTHSVTLEIERAQTKLWKLHRRGRHLTADCAECETRYYFDPGTIGFVGREDRHRQRH; encoded by the coding sequence ATGACGGGGGAACAGCTATACGTTTCACACGCACCCGGCGACCTCGAGCTCGTCCAAGAGCTGTTCTCCACAGTGAAGAATTTCCCGATTGGTGTCCACATCGCCCTCGAGGAGATCGAGTCTGGCCGCTCGCGGACGCGACTCACAGGTCGAATTTCGAACAGTGATGTCGTCGCCGTTGTCTTGACAGAGCAGTCGGCGACGAATCAGTGGGTCAATCAGGAAATCGGCTACGCACAGGCGAAAGGAATTCCGATTTTGCCACTGTACGATCACGAGCAACTTCGAGGCGGCTTCGTCGGCGATATCGAAGGCGTGACGATTGATCGCCAGAATCTGTCGGTGACGGTGTTCAACTTGCTCTGTCGACTTCGCAGTGAACTCGCCCCGCTCGGGGCGCTTTCGGTACCGAACTGGTATGTCGAGTTCCCGTGTACCAGCCCGGGCTGTACGCACTCGGTGACACTCGAGATCGAGCGTGCACAGACGAAACTCTGGAAACTCCACCGGCGTGGTCGCCACCTCACTGCTGACTGTGCCGAGTGTGAGACGCGATACTACTTCGATCCGGGAACGATCGGGTTCGTGGGCCGTGAGGACCGACATCGCCAGCGTCACTGA
- a CDS encoding J domain-containing protein, translating to MAAGEIGCDGCGCTMASEESTTVVLPTGDRVCCCPECEPHARSIGGDAAETTTDSQSTLDQRRSACDGCRRTVLESELEQLVLQDGTVLACCASCASEAPRADTDETTTTTTNTETDDCDTTQDAAQTHRCSQCTEQVGAELFRVTTVDDRSEQLCPTCKDRFAENGIIKHVEMRAARAREVLDVEQDATADDVRAAYHQQVKRAHPDRPSGSRSAFQLVTDAYDRLQTDSSE from the coding sequence ATGGCCGCGGGTGAAATTGGCTGTGATGGCTGTGGGTGTACGATGGCGAGCGAGGAGTCGACGACTGTCGTCTTACCCACCGGCGACCGAGTCTGTTGTTGCCCGGAGTGTGAGCCACACGCTCGTTCGATTGGTGGCGATGCTGCGGAAACAACGACCGACAGCCAGTCCACACTCGACCAGCGACGCAGCGCCTGTGATGGCTGTCGTCGCACCGTCCTCGAGTCCGAACTCGAGCAACTCGTGCTGCAAGACGGCACCGTCCTCGCGTGTTGTGCTTCGTGTGCAAGCGAAGCGCCTCGAGCCGACACAGACGAGACGACGACAACGACTACGAACACTGAGACGGACGACTGCGACACCACCCAAGATGCGGCACAGACACACCGCTGTAGCCAGTGTACTGAACAGGTTGGCGCTGAACTGTTTCGCGTGACGACCGTCGATGACCGCAGTGAACAGCTCTGTCCGACCTGTAAGGACCGCTTTGCAGAGAACGGAATCATCAAACACGTCGAGATGCGGGCCGCGCGAGCGCGTGAGGTGCTTGATGTCGAGCAGGACGCGACGGCAGACGACGTCCGGGCAGCATACCACCAGCAAGTCAAACGCGCACACCCCGACCGCCCGAGCGGCAGTCGATCTGCGTTCCAGCTCGTGACCGATGCCTACGACCGGCTGCAAACGGACTCTTCGGAGTAG
- a CDS encoding DUF3054 domain-containing protein has translation MTAGVHTEQTGALRSQTTLRLVAGDSLLLVGLLAVGLYEHETNPLLEPLTSLETMIPFLFGWAVAGVLAGVYTRTVATSPRHAARIVAVAWLAAMNVGLLLRSSPLFDGGAAWQFNAVMTGLGLAVLLIWRVGYAALVGSESP, from the coding sequence ATGACTGCTGGCGTTCACACTGAGCAGACGGGTGCACTGAGATCGCAGACGACGCTCCGGCTGGTTGCGGGCGATAGTCTCTTGCTCGTTGGCCTGCTGGCAGTTGGTCTCTACGAACACGAAACCAATCCACTCCTCGAGCCGCTGACATCGCTCGAGACGATGATTCCGTTTCTGTTCGGCTGGGCGGTTGCAGGCGTGCTTGCTGGCGTCTATACGCGGACTGTCGCGACCTCGCCGCGCCACGCTGCCCGTATCGTTGCGGTTGCCTGGCTCGCGGCGATGAACGTCGGACTCCTCTTGCGGTCGTCGCCGCTGTTCGATGGCGGGGCCGCCTGGCAGTTCAACGCCGTGATGACGGGACTTGGGCTGGCTGTCTTGCTCATCTGGCGCGTCGGTTACGCGGCACTGGTTGGTTCGGAATCGCCGTAG
- a CDS encoding ornithine cyclodeaminase family protein, translating into MTTALFLTSDDVTDLASPVAYVDAVRDGYRQRGAGAPAQPRSKFVRADPGGMLTSYAAILPETGVMGGYMYSAGFGAKDAWFMTPLFNADSGEPLALLDGASMNPFKTGAAGAVGVDTLAREDAETLAIIGSGAQARGQLRATATVRSLTDVRVYSPTPTNRKAFAEEFNECLEAEVRAVDSSAAALQGADIVITATRASEPVFDGEDLEPGMHVTAMGQYATDRRELDTTTIERATYVPDLRERATFDAGAFLAALEDGAITEADIHAELGEVVAGQAPGRTSDDEITVFDSGGTGIETVAAAHMLYERALESGVGTDIEFAPASEALTGE; encoded by the coding sequence ATGACCACTGCGTTGTTTCTCACCAGCGACGACGTTACCGACCTTGCATCGCCAGTAGCGTACGTTGACGCGGTCCGTGACGGCTATCGCCAGCGTGGTGCGGGTGCACCCGCCCAGCCACGGTCGAAGTTTGTCCGCGCTGACCCCGGCGGAATGCTGACCAGCTACGCCGCTATTCTCCCCGAGACCGGTGTCATGGGCGGCTACATGTACAGTGCCGGATTTGGTGCCAAAGATGCCTGGTTCATGACACCACTTTTCAATGCCGACTCCGGTGAGCCACTCGCCCTGCTCGATGGCGCAAGCATGAACCCGTTCAAAACCGGCGCTGCTGGCGCTGTCGGCGTTGACACCCTCGCTCGAGAAGATGCCGAAACACTTGCGATCATCGGCAGTGGTGCACAGGCTCGCGGCCAACTGCGCGCAACGGCGACAGTCAGATCGCTGACTGATGTACGCGTCTACTCGCCAACGCCGACCAACCGCAAGGCGTTTGCCGAGGAGTTCAACGAGTGCCTCGAGGCCGAGGTTCGAGCCGTCGACTCGAGTGCAGCGGCACTACAGGGTGCCGATATCGTCATCACGGCGACGCGGGCCAGCGAGCCGGTGTTCGATGGCGAGGACCTCGAGCCAGGCATGCACGTCACGGCGATGGGCCAGTACGCGACTGACAGGCGCGAACTCGATACGACGACGATCGAGCGTGCGACGTACGTTCCGGATTTGCGTGAGCGGGCGACGTTCGACGCGGGGGCGTTTCTGGCAGCGCTCGAGGACGGCGCCATTACCGAGGCGGACATTCACGCCGAACTCGGCGAGGTCGTCGCCGGACAGGCACCTGGTCGGACGAGCGATGACGAGATTACGGTGTTCGATAGCGGCGGGACAGGGATCGAAACCGTCGCCGCGGCACACATGCTGTACGAACGCGCACTCGAGTCGGGCGTTGGCACGGACATTGAGTTTGCACCGGCGAGTGAGGCATTGACTGGCGAGTAA
- a CDS encoding bifunctional oligoribonuclease/PAP phosphatase NrnA yields the protein MTRAADLVSVLETADSLAIVCHDNPDPDCLASALALEAIALEADVSSVTIVYGGEISHQQNRAFVNMLEITLESVTDSAVEEFDCIAFVDHTQPGANTEVAAHIDPDIVVDHHPGEPSDARFQDVRTKYGATATIFIEYLQQLETHLTTRLASALLFALHRERLDFVREPTRREYEAALAVYPDADLEMLEQLYGSAFSPGTIDAIGRAIASRDRRGSSMVASVGVTGETDALPQAADYLLNLEGVDTVLAYGIVGDAIRLSGRSIDPRVHIGETIADGFDELGAVGGHHDMAGGRIGLGLFADTAGDEDALLEFVGERVTKRFFESLNLDDDRDR from the coding sequence ATGACCCGCGCGGCCGACCTCGTGTCCGTCCTCGAGACGGCCGATTCGTTGGCAATTGTCTGTCACGACAATCCCGATCCTGACTGTCTCGCGAGCGCGTTGGCTCTCGAAGCGATTGCACTCGAGGCCGACGTCTCGTCGGTGACAATCGTCTACGGGGGTGAGATTTCTCACCAGCAGAATCGGGCGTTCGTCAACATGCTCGAGATTACGTTAGAAAGCGTCACGGATTCGGCGGTCGAGGAGTTTGATTGTATCGCGTTCGTCGATCACACACAACCTGGTGCGAATACGGAAGTCGCCGCCCACATCGACCCAGATATCGTCGTCGATCATCATCCCGGCGAGCCAAGCGACGCGCGGTTCCAAGACGTTCGAACGAAATACGGTGCGACAGCAACTATTTTCATCGAGTACCTTCAGCAACTCGAGACCCATCTCACGACGCGACTCGCCTCAGCCTTGCTGTTTGCACTCCATCGCGAACGCCTCGATTTCGTCCGCGAACCGACCCGCCGCGAGTATGAAGCCGCCCTCGCCGTCTATCCCGATGCCGACCTCGAGATGCTCGAGCAACTGTATGGAAGCGCCTTCTCACCGGGGACGATTGACGCAATCGGGCGAGCAATCGCGTCTCGCGACCGACGAGGCTCCTCGATGGTTGCGAGCGTCGGGGTGACTGGCGAGACTGATGCCTTGCCACAGGCGGCAGACTATCTGCTCAATCTCGAGGGCGTCGATACCGTCCTTGCCTATGGCATCGTCGGCGACGCAATCCGGCTAAGCGGTCGCTCGATCGATCCACGCGTACATATTGGTGAGACGATTGCCGATGGCTTCGACGAGTTGGGTGCCGTTGGTGGCCACCATGATATGGCCGGCGGTCGGATTGGGCTCGGACTGTTCGCAGACACGGCTGGAGACGAGGACGCACTGCTCGAGTTCGTCGGCGAACGCGTCACTAAACGATTCTTCGAATCGTTAAATCTCGACGACGATCGAGATCGATGA
- a CDS encoding Hsp20/alpha crystallin family protein, with translation MTDRTGPFDELRTAIQRLTRRFEAMARLLEGDRSDHSDRRIGRHTWRRTPIPSLQSGLTSLDLVDEGDEFRVTVDAPGYEAADLEIRLTGPSLLITGNREQEAIHTDSSPEHARTERSVQSFSRQVPLPAPVETDAVTATVNNGILTVRLPKRESTHPDETTPIDIE, from the coding sequence ATGACCGACCGAACTGGACCGTTCGACGAGTTGCGAACAGCTATCCAGCGACTCACGCGACGTTTTGAGGCGATGGCTCGATTGCTCGAGGGCGATCGCTCCGATCACAGTGATCGACGGATCGGCCGTCACACGTGGAGGCGAACGCCGATTCCGTCGCTTCAGTCGGGACTGACGAGTCTCGATCTCGTCGACGAGGGAGATGAGTTTCGCGTCACGGTCGACGCACCCGGCTACGAGGCAGCCGACCTCGAGATTCGTCTCACCGGCCCGTCACTGCTCATTACGGGTAATCGCGAGCAGGAAGCGATTCATACTGACTCGTCCCCTGAGCACGCTCGCACCGAACGGTCGGTTCAGTCGTTTAGCCGGCAGGTGCCACTGCCAGCACCGGTCGAAACGGACGCGGTGACGGCAACCGTGAACAACGGGATCCTCACGGTTCGACTCCCGAAGCGAGAGTCAACGCACCCGGATGAGACGACGCCGATCGATATCGAGTAA
- a CDS encoding type 1 glutamine amidotransferase domain-containing protein, translated as MTSALFIVSEEGYWGEECIEPLETLSDADFEITVATPSGDPPVLDETSADPDEVGEETAEHVREVHENDERLNDPIPTARADANDYNAVVFPGGHGTEWDINQDHDARRLLRDAVEGDSGKALVVCHAVGILAFARDSQGAFIVNGRDVTGFPNEWEEGIVDDDDLMPTGRKLPYWVEDEVIAAGGNWDAELEADTSVTVDGDLLTARGPESSSAAAETLLEELNV; from the coding sequence ATGACGAGCGCATTGTTTATCGTCAGCGAAGAAGGGTATTGGGGAGAAGAGTGTATCGAGCCGCTCGAGACGCTCTCAGATGCCGACTTTGAGATCACTGTCGCGACGCCCTCGGGCGATCCACCCGTCCTTGATGAAACGTCGGCTGATCCAGACGAGGTCGGCGAGGAGACTGCCGAACACGTGCGTGAGGTCCACGAGAACGACGAGCGACTGAACGATCCGATTCCGACCGCTCGAGCGGATGCCAACGACTACAATGCGGTTGTCTTCCCCGGCGGCCACGGCACCGAGTGGGACATTAATCAGGACCACGATGCGCGACGACTCCTCCGAGATGCTGTCGAAGGCGACAGTGGAAAAGCACTCGTCGTCTGCCATGCCGTTGGCATCCTCGCGTTCGCGCGCGACAGCCAGGGCGCGTTTATCGTCAACGGTCGCGACGTAACCGGCTTCCCCAACGAATGGGAAGAGGGCATCGTCGATGACGACGATCTGATGCCCACCGGGCGAAAGCTTCCCTACTGGGTCGAAGACGAAGTCATCGCCGCCGGCGGCAACTGGGACGCCGAACTCGAGGCCGACACGAGCGTCACCGTCGACGGCGACCTCCTGACCGCCAGAGGGCCGGAATCCTCGAGTGCTGCAGCCGAGACGCTGCTCGAGGAACTGAACGTATAG
- a CDS encoding mandelate racemase/muconate lactonizing enzyme family protein → MEITILETFTSRRVGFVRVHTSDGDTGIGQLSPYNADIAATVFHRQIAPQALGRDPLEIESLVEEIITGQYKFPWSYVCRAACGLDTALWDLRGKRQEEPVVSLLGGEPTAVPVYGSSMRRDIEPEAEADRLVRLRDEDGYDAFKIRIGGSNSLGDDEDEWDGRSEQIVPTVRQAIGDDVDLYVDANGAYTPEKAIEIGQEVLEPNDVVHYEEPCPFWELEQTAVVTERLDIPVTGGEQDNDLAQWRRMLEMGAVDVAQPDVCYIGGLSRAKRVAELAADAGLPCVPHSANHSLVTVFALHLLGAIDNGGRLEFSIEDHWATGLYDPELTVEDGAVEIPSRPGWGVTLDPDWLATAQYEVSEP, encoded by the coding sequence ATGGAAATTACGATACTCGAGACGTTTACCAGCCGTCGAGTCGGATTCGTCCGTGTTCACACATCGGACGGTGACACTGGGATCGGGCAACTCTCACCCTACAACGCCGATATCGCCGCGACTGTCTTTCACCGACAAATTGCTCCCCAGGCGCTGGGTCGCGACCCGCTCGAGATCGAGTCACTGGTCGAGGAAATCATCACGGGCCAGTACAAATTTCCCTGGTCCTACGTCTGTCGGGCGGCCTGCGGGCTCGATACGGCGCTCTGGGATCTTCGCGGCAAGCGGCAGGAGGAACCAGTTGTCTCGCTGCTCGGTGGCGAACCGACCGCGGTCCCTGTCTATGGTTCGAGCATGCGCCGTGATATCGAGCCTGAAGCCGAGGCTGACCGGCTTGTGCGTCTGCGCGACGAGGACGGGTACGACGCGTTCAAGATCCGCATCGGCGGCAGCAACTCGCTGGGCGACGACGAAGACGAATGGGACGGGCGCAGTGAGCAGATCGTTCCCACCGTCCGGCAGGCAATCGGTGACGATGTCGACCTCTACGTCGACGCAAACGGCGCATATACGCCAGAAAAGGCAATCGAAATCGGGCAAGAGGTTCTCGAGCCAAACGATGTCGTCCACTACGAGGAACCCTGCCCGTTCTGGGAACTCGAGCAGACCGCCGTGGTTACCGAGCGACTGGACATTCCAGTGACAGGGGGCGAACAGGACAACGACCTCGCGCAGTGGCGACGGATGCTCGAGATGGGTGCAGTCGACGTTGCCCAACCGGATGTGTGCTATATCGGCGGGCTCAGTCGCGCGAAACGCGTCGCAGAACTCGCCGCTGACGCCGGACTCCCCTGTGTCCCCCACTCGGCGAACCACTCGCTGGTGACCGTCTTCGCGTTGCACTTACTCGGCGCGATTGACAACGGCGGTCGCCTTGAGTTCTCGATCGAAGACCACTGGGCGACTGGGCTGTACGACCCCGAACTCACTGTCGAAGACGGCGCTGTCGAGATTCCGTCTCGTCCGGGTTGGGGTGTCACCCTCGATCCTGACTGGCTCGCAACGGCGCAGTACGAGGTGAGCGAACCGTGA